One stretch of Acidobacteriota bacterium DNA includes these proteins:
- a CDS encoding sulfatase, with amino-acid sequence MWFPMLLLSLLLVFPSGLISRRPSGEASDSRPNIVFILIDDLRWDELGIAGHPFIKTPNIDRIAREGARFRNAFMTTPLCSPSRASFLTGQYAHTHGITDNVDRSAASHRLATFPLLLHQSGYETAFIGKWHMGNDDSPRPGFDRWVSFKGQGTYLDPDINDDGKAVKPSGYITDILNGYAVEFIKRGHDKPFLIYLAHKAVHPEVTQNNDGSVNVADAELFIPAERHRNLYAGRTVPRRPNYNRAPEGKPALQRQIGNLPPLGANTGTRDEAILGRQRSLMAIEDGVGEIFKALKETGQLDKTVIVFASDNGYFYGEHGLSVERRLAYEESIRMPLLVRYPRMIKAGMVRNEFALNIDLAPTLLSIAGVPVPGNMQGRSLVPLLKSEKIKWRDSFLIEYHSDRVFPRIVQMGYKAVRTGRWKYIHYLELKGMDELYDLKTDPYEMKNLINQPGSEKALGGMQKEMDRLLRETNAGRQAN; translated from the coding sequence ATGTGGTTTCCCATGCTCTTGCTTTCCTTGCTACTGGTATTCCCATCAGGACTGATAAGCCGGCGTCCTTCGGGTGAGGCGAGCGACTCCCGGCCTAACATCGTCTTCATCCTGATAGACGATCTACGCTGGGACGAGCTGGGCATTGCCGGGCATCCGTTCATCAAAACGCCCAACATTGACCGCATCGCAAGAGAAGGTGCGAGGTTCCGCAATGCATTTATGACCACCCCGCTCTGCTCGCCGTCCCGCGCAAGTTTTCTGACGGGGCAATACGCACATACCCACGGCATCACCGACAACGTTGACCGCTCTGCTGCCAGCCATAGGCTCGCGACCTTTCCCTTGCTGCTGCATCAATCGGGTTACGAAACCGCCTTCATCGGCAAATGGCACATGGGCAATGATGACTCGCCGCGACCAGGCTTTGACCGCTGGGTGAGTTTCAAGGGGCAGGGCACGTACCTCGATCCCGACATCAACGATGACGGAAAGGCCGTCAAGCCCTCCGGCTACATCACGGATATTCTTAACGGCTATGCCGTGGAGTTCATCAAGCGGGGACACGACAAACCGTTCCTGATTTATCTGGCCCACAAAGCGGTCCATCCCGAAGTGACCCAGAATAACGATGGGAGCGTCAACGTTGCCGATGCGGAGCTGTTCATCCCCGCCGAGCGACACCGTAATCTGTACGCGGGCAGGACCGTTCCGCGCCGACCGAATTACAATCGCGCACCGGAAGGCAAACCCGCCTTGCAGCGCCAAATCGGCAACCTGCCTCCACTCGGAGCAAACACAGGCACACGCGACGAAGCCATCCTCGGACGGCAGCGTTCGCTGATGGCGATTGAAGACGGCGTCGGCGAAATCTTCAAGGCCTTGAAAGAGACGGGCCAACTCGACAAGACCGTGATCGTCTTTGCCAGCGATAACGGCTACTTTTACGGTGAACATGGCCTGAGCGTCGAACGGCGGTTGGCCTATGAGGAGTCGATTCGCATGCCGTTGCTCGTGCGTTACCCGCGCATGATCAAAGCGGGCATGGTGCGGAACGAATTTGCGCTCAACATTGACCTTGCCCCGACTCTGCTCTCCATTGCCGGAGTCCCTGTACCCGGCAATATGCAGGGACGCTCTCTGGTGCCGCTGTTGAAAAGCGAGAAGATCAAATGGCGAGACTCGTTTCTGATCGAATACCATTCTGACCGCGTTTTTCCGCGCATAGTGCAGATGGGCTACAAGGCCGTGCGCACTGGGCGCTGGAAGTACATTCACTATCTCGAGCTGAAAGGGATGGATGAGCTCTACGATCTCAAAACCGATCCCTATGAGATGAAGAACCTGATCAATCAGCCGGGCTCGGAGAAGGCGCTCGGCGGGATGCAGAAGGAAATGGACCGATTGCTCAGGGAGACGAATGCCGGAAGGCAGGCAAATTGA
- a CDS encoding nuclear transport factor 2 family protein, whose amino-acid sequence MALRTFAMLLVLATTLQAAPQDDRTADREAIRAHIDSIFQAFINKDAAKLRATHHQNWLGYLEGSRTMIRGVGGYMDNVYVDPASAYGMKSYKMREFDMIFKGDAAFVCFTADVESNTPNGIMKRALRIADFYTKQDGKWIQTGSDTELHPESAEEQYQTPRSLGDQMKKRLLEAREAVWRAYFSNDRAALEKLIPEETVAIEAGDNTWSNRKSIFEGSAQFAKGGGKLIRLEFPKTEIQVYGYTAVVYSNYSYELEIGGQRSQQSGRVTEVFVLRKGQWVNPGWHMDNGK is encoded by the coding sequence ATGGCACTTCGCACATTTGCAATGTTACTTGTCCTCGCGACAACGCTCCAAGCGGCGCCGCAGGATGATCGCACGGCTGACCGCGAGGCGATCCGCGCGCACATCGACAGCATTTTCCAGGCGTTTATCAATAAAGACGCCGCCAAGCTGCGCGCCACCCACCATCAGAACTGGCTTGGCTACCTCGAAGGGTCGCGTACCATGATTCGCGGAGTCGGCGGGTATATGGACAACGTCTACGTCGACCCGGCGAGCGCATACGGAATGAAAAGCTACAAGATGCGCGAGTTCGACATGATCTTCAAGGGTGATGCGGCCTTCGTATGCTTCACCGCTGATGTCGAGTCGAACACACCAAACGGAATCATGAAGCGCGCACTTCGCATCGCGGATTTTTACACCAAGCAAGATGGCAAGTGGATCCAGACGGGCAGCGATACGGAGCTTCATCCGGAATCGGCGGAGGAGCAATACCAGACGCCGAGGTCTCTGGGCGATCAAATGAAAAAGCGATTGCTCGAGGCGCGGGAAGCCGTCTGGCGGGCGTACTTCTCGAACGATCGGGCGGCGCTCGAAAAGCTGATCCCTGAGGAGACGGTAGCCATCGAAGCAGGAGACAACACCTGGTCGAATCGTAAGTCGATCTTCGAGGGTTCGGCGCAGTTCGCGAAAGGCGGCGGCAAGCTTATCAGGCTGGAGTTTCCAAAGACCGAAATTCAAGTCTATGGCTACACCGCGGTCGTGTACTCCAACTATTCTTACGAGCTGGAGATTGGCGGCCAGCGCTCTCAGCAAAGCGGCCGCGTCACCGAGGTATTCGTGTTGCGCAAAGGGCAGTGGGTAAATCCGGGCTGGCACATGGATAACGGGAAATAG
- a CDS encoding MOSC N-terminal beta barrel domain-containing protein, with protein MGRDDERIPSAAKEEEMATNGVVGSVAGLWRFPVKSMTGERLEQAELTERGLVGDRAYALIDADTGKVVSAKSVRLFPGVLSCRAAFVEPPRLGRELPPVRIALPDGTSVTSDSSDVDRVLSTYFRREVTLARSAPEDFTIDQYHPDVEDLDPAGHRDTVVEQKLGSAFFAEAGLASPVPVGSFFDLFPVSVLTTSTLEQLSELRPQTRFDERRFRMNVIVGATEAGFVENDWIGHQLAIGDAVRLSVARPDARCVMTTLAQAELPNDTDVLRTLIRHNKVQVGAAGQFPCAGVYAVVEAPGTMRTGDRVVLA; from the coding sequence GTGGGTCGTGACGACGAACGAATACCAAGTGCTGCGAAGGAGGAAGAAATGGCGACGAACGGAGTAGTCGGCTCCGTGGCTGGGCTGTGGAGGTTCCCGGTCAAGTCCATGACGGGCGAGCGGCTCGAGCAAGCGGAGCTGACGGAGCGAGGTCTCGTTGGTGACCGCGCCTATGCGCTCATCGACGCGGACACAGGCAAGGTGGTGAGCGCGAAGAGCGTGAGGCTGTTTCCCGGCGTGTTGAGCTGTCGGGCCGCATTCGTCGAGCCGCCACGTTTGGGCCGCGAGCTGCCACCAGTGCGTATCGCGCTGCCGGACGGCACGTCGGTGACCAGCGACTCCAGTGATGTAGACCGCGTGCTATCAACGTACTTCCGACGAGAGGTCACGCTGGCTCGGTCCGCACCGGAAGATTTCACCATCGACCAGTACCACCCCGACGTCGAGGATCTGGACCCAGCAGGCCATCGAGACACAGTCGTCGAGCAGAAGCTCGGCTCGGCCTTCTTCGCCGAAGCTGGTCTTGCTTCACCCGTGCCCGTCGGGTCGTTCTTCGACCTGTTCCCGGTGTCCGTCCTGACGACGTCCACTCTCGAGCAGTTGAGCGAGCTTCGGCCTCAGACACGCTTCGACGAGCGCCGGTTCCGGATGAATGTGATCGTCGGCGCCACAGAAGCTGGGTTCGTCGAGAACGACTGGATCGGCCACCAGCTCGCGATCGGCGACGCGGTGCGCCTGAGCGTGGCCCGCCCCGATGCGCGATGTGTGATGACGACGCTCGCCCAAGCCGAACTCCCGAATGACACCGACGTCCTGCGGACTCTGATTCGCCACAACAAGGTTCAAGTCGGAGCTGCCGGTCAATTCCCCTGCGCGGGCGTGTATGCCGTGGTCGAAGCGCCGGGGACGATGCGAACAGGTGACCGCGTGGTGCTCGCCTGA
- a CDS encoding nuclear transport factor 2 family protein — MSNLDGVRGVYEAFAKGDVPGVLGFLSADIEWTEAEGFPYGGTYKGPNAVLEGVFMKLGTEWDGYAAVPDEFIDAGDIVVVLGKYSGKYKATGKSFLANFAHVWMVREGKAVKFVQYTDTLKVHEALC; from the coding sequence ATGAGTAATCTTGATGGAGTTCGAGGCGTTTATGAGGCATTTGCCAAGGGCGATGTTCCCGGAGTACTGGGGTTCTTAAGCGCTGATATTGAGTGGACCGAAGCGGAAGGGTTTCCATATGGTGGGACGTACAAGGGACCAAATGCCGTGCTTGAAGGCGTTTTCATGAAGTTGGGCACAGAATGGGACGGGTATGCTGCCGTACCCGATGAATTCATCGACGCGGGTGATATCGTCGTCGTGCTAGGGAAGTACAGCGGAAAGTACAAAGCTACCGGCAAGAGTTTTCTGGCAAACTTCGCACATGTGTGGATGGTGCGAGAGGGTAAAGCCGTCAAGTTTGTGCAATACACAGACACCCTGAAAGTTCACGAAGCACTGTGCTGA
- a CDS encoding alpha/beta hydrolase has translation MSQETPHDDITKKRVVYQIPGMDAVTIRRDIEYRVTDAGILTMDLYHPPDWKSGARIPAVVFVSGYSDVGFQKMLGCKLKEMESYISWAELTAASGMVAITYSATGPAADIHALLQYVRQNAASLGIDENRIGVWACSGNVPNALSVLMHEDREYLKCAVLCYGVMLDLEGYTSTAESAKRFGFVNPCAGKSVNELPRDLPLFIVRAGQDEMPHLNETLDRFVAKALTCNLPITFTNHATAPHAFDVMHDSETSREIIRQILEFMRFHLLA, from the coding sequence TTGAGCCAAGAAACTCCGCACGATGACATAACGAAAAAACGGGTCGTCTACCAAATCCCCGGCATGGATGCTGTTACAATTCGGCGAGACATTGAATACCGAGTAACCGATGCAGGGATTCTAACAATGGATCTCTACCATCCACCTGACTGGAAGAGTGGAGCGCGGATACCCGCCGTAGTCTTTGTGTCTGGATATTCTGATGTGGGATTTCAGAAGATGCTCGGCTGCAAGCTCAAAGAAATGGAATCGTACATCTCGTGGGCGGAATTGACGGCTGCCTCAGGGATGGTGGCAATCACGTACTCCGCTACAGGGCCAGCAGCAGATATACACGCGTTGCTTCAATATGTCAGGCAGAACGCCGCTTCTTTGGGAATTGATGAGAACAGGATTGGCGTGTGGGCCTGCTCCGGCAATGTTCCGAACGCGCTATCGGTCCTGATGCACGAAGATCGGGAATATTTGAAGTGTGCTGTCCTGTGCTATGGGGTGATGCTGGACCTTGAAGGGTACACCAGTACGGCTGAGTCGGCGAAGAGGTTTGGGTTCGTCAATCCGTGCGCCGGAAAATCAGTAAATGAACTTCCACGGGATCTGCCTCTGTTCATAGTGAGAGCAGGTCAAGACGAAATGCCTCACCTGAACGAAACGCTTGACCGCTTCGTGGCCAAGGCGTTGACTTGCAATCTGCCGATCACATTCACGAATCACGCGACCGCGCCTCACGCGTTTGACGTGATGCATGATAGCGAGACGTCTCGCGAGATTATCAGACAGATACTGGAGTTCATGCGGTTTCATCTCTTGGCATAG